The window CCCTGAGCAAGCAGGGCGTCGATGTCGGACTTGTTGAGCTTGCCCGAGACGACATGGCTGGTGAGAACCTTGGTCAGCATACCCTTGTTCTCGGGCTTGAGCAGGGTTTCAACGGTTCCGGCGGGCAGGGCTTCAAAGCCGGCGTTCACGGGCGCGAAGACCGTGAACGGCCCGTCGGACATCAATGTGTCGACAAGGCCGGCAGCCTTGACAGCGGCGACGAGGGTGGTGTGATCCTTGGAGTTCACGGCGTTTTCGACGATGTTCTTGTTCTCGAACATCGGTGCGCCGCCCACGTTTGGGTTCGCGGCGATGGCCGCGCCGGAGGCCAGCAGGGCAGTCAGGAAAACGGTGCGTTTGATCAGCGAAGTCATAAGTCTTCTCCCATTTTGTTCAGAACCTCCGATCGGGGTTCTTGGGTGAAGCCACGGGGTGCCCGGACAGATAGTTTCCGGTGGGGCCCGGTTTCCTTATCAAATGTTGTTCAACGATAAGTGATGTGCGAGGGCGCACCCCGGCTGTTTGAGCCGGGGTGCGAAGATTTCACGTTGCCAGCAGGCGACGGAGTTTTTCGATGGCGCGATCGAAGCCTTCGCCGTAGCCGATGGGCTCGAACAGGCGTCCGGTGTCGTCGAACAGCAGCACGCTGGCGGAATGGTCCATCGTGTAGTCGCCATCGTCGAGCGGCACCTTGCGGGCGTAGACACGAAAGGCCTTGATTGCCTTGTCGATCTCTTCCCGTGGGCCGGATACGCCTTCCACCCCCGGCACCCAGGAGACGTATTCACCGAGTTGTTCGACCGTGTCACGTTCGGGGTCTACCGTCACGAAGTAGACATTGAGATCGGAAGCGGCCTCTCCCAGTTCCTCCTGCCAGGAAGCGATGTCGCCGAGTGTTGTCGGGCAGACTTCCGGGCAATGGGTGAAGCCGAAGAAGACGGCGGAGGGCTGGCCCTTCAGCGAGGCCTCGGTGAAGGGTTGGCCGCTGGTGGTGGTGAGCCGGTATTCACCCGCGCCGAAACCGTCTGCGACCGATTGCTGGACGGCCGGGGCCGCCAGCTTCAGCCAGACGAACAGACCGATGGCGATCACGCAGGCGGCGGCGAGGCCGATCTGGATCATTCGGAGAGGTTGCATCAGTTGCTGTCCTTCTGCATGGCGCCATGGTCCATACCGTGGCCGGAGTGATCAGCCTCTCGCGCATTGGGGGCGCCGATGGCGAACGGCACGGTGATCTCGCCCGCGTTGGCGAAGGTGAGCGTGACGTCGACGCTGGTGCCTTCTTCGAGCGGTGCGGCGAGTTGCATGAACATCAGATGGAAGCCACCCGGCTTCAGTTCAACGGTCTCGCCGGCGGGAATTGGCAGGCCATCGGTGAGTTCGCGCATTTTCATGACATCGCCCTGCATCGACATTTCGTGGATTTCCATGTGGCCGGCTGCCGGGGAAGCGGCGGCGACGAGGGTGTCATCCTCGGTGCCGGTGTTGGTAACTGTGAGAAAACCGCCGCCGACCGGGGCGTTGGGCAGTGTCGCGCGGGAGAAGGCGGCGGTGATGGCAAGATCGCCGAGGGTGAATTCGGTGGCGGTCATTGCCGCGCCGTGGCCCGCGTGTTCGTCATGCCCGCCGGCTGTGACGGTGAGTTTCGGAGACGGATTGTCCGCACCCATTTCGTCGGATGTGTTCGTCCAGTCCGCTGTGCCGTTGGCGCATGTCTGGAGCGCCGGAAAGTAGAGCACCGTGCCGGGTTCCACATTCGGACCGACGGTGCCACGCAGGGTGAATTCGTCGTACCAGCCGTCTTCGAGGTTGCCGCCTGTCCAGGAAACCTCGCGCAGGCCCTCCGTCATTTCCGTGCCGTGGTTGTTGTAGGGCGTTGCGTATGCGCCGGTGACGGTTTCGAGTTGCCAGCCGGGCTTGGGCATCGGCTTGGCCGCGTAGAAGCCCTCGGGCAGCGTGATACGGACGGTGTGCGTCGCCTCGCCATCGCAGCCGTGAGGCACGCGGAGGGTGATCTTGGTGGTGGCACCGGCGGCCGCCTCCTTCTGCTCCAGAGTGGCGTGGGCGAAGGCGGCGGTTGCCAGAAGGGTGATGGTGGCGGTCGTGAGAATGAGATTTTGCATCGGCGTTTCCTCGCATCGCGCGCGCGGACGCACCGCTGCCTGCGCGAGATTGATATCGGATGCCCCGTGGGGCGCGAGATTTCAGGTGAGGGCCGGGGGTGCTCGTGTGGTCAGCGTGCCGCGGGCGGCAAGCTGGCGGCTGCGCTGATCGGCAAGGCTTTCCCAGAGGTTCGGCGGCAGGAGGCGCCAGGTTGTTCGAACGGGTGCGTTTGACGGAGGGTGCGCGACGAGGCGGCAGAAGGGACAGCGGTGGTTGTGGCCATCTTCCGGCGCGCCGCAGATATCGGAGAGATCGACGCCGGCGGCGATGTAGATTGCCAGATCGTCGTCGGCTGGACCGGCGGTTGCCATGCCTATAGCCGACGTGACGCTGAACACCGCGAGCAGCAGCGCGGTGACGAGGGCGATCAGTCTGGTGGGCAGGGCCTGCATCCGGTCGGGCATCTCCTTCAGGGCGAAGTTGTGGCGCGGAAACGGGGCCGGATCAACGGTCTTCTCTGCCGCAGGGCGAATTGCGACGAAGGCTTTACTGGACAGGTGCGCAATGTGGTGGATACTGCGGCCATGAACCAAACCCTGCGCCGTCTTTGCTGTCTTCTGCTGATCTGCGCCGCGCTGCCGGTGGCGCGGGCGCAAGCCGAAGGCGTGGAACCGACGATCATAGTCGACCGGCGGTCAGATGGGGTTTCGCTCTACTTCGCGTTGCCGGCGCCGCGGCTCGAAGGTGTGTTCGGGGCGGATATCTCTGCCCTGCTGACGGAGACGGGCACGGCGGATCGGGTGAAACTGCTGGAAGGCACCTACGAGGTGGCGGAGGACCTGATCGCCTCTCTCGGGATTACCGGCGACGGTGAACCTGCGCCGTTTCAGGCGACTTCGCTGATGCTGCACCACCCCGAAGCGCTGCCGCCGTTCGAGACACCGCTCGATGCGGAGATCTCGGTGTCGGTCTGCACGTCGGCGGACACGATTGGCGATGTGGCGCAGTCGCTCTTGCAGGCCTACATGGGCTATTTCGCGTGGAAGCTGCCGAAGACGTCGGTGATCGAGATAGACTTTCCGGAGCGGGGCAACGGCCCGATGGTGTGGCAGGTTCTGGACTATCGCGACTTCGCACTGACGGGGCGGAGTGTGGTCGAGGTGGCTGACGGGGGCACGCTGCGACTGGCACCGATGCAGTATGTGCGCGGTGGTCTGGCAAAGGCCGCGCTGCTAGTCGGCCTTTGCTGTCTGGCGCTGCTGGCAGCGATTGCGCTGTGGCGCCGTAGCGGGGGCCTCAGCCGATCTTCTTGATGAAGGCTGTCAGCCCCTCGATGGCAAACTCGATGATCGGCGGATCGACGAGGATGCCGTCCTCCACCTTCTTGTTGGCCATGGCGACCACGACCTCACGATAGGGAAACACTTCTGCCAGGACGCCGCCGAGGATGTATTTGAGGTGGTTCTGCGCCCTGACGCCCCCAAGCGCACCGCCGGAAACGGAGACGACGAAGCAGGGTTTGCCGGTCAGGCAGGAGTTGAAGGCCGGGCGCGAGGCCCAGTCGATGGCGTTCTTCAATACGCCGGGCAGGCTGTAGTTGTACTCCGGAGAGACGAAGACGACGCCATCCGCGGCCTCTATCTGAGCGATGAAGGCGTCGACCTCCGGGTGGTCTTCCAGATCGGCATTGTAGTGGGGTAGTGGGCCGATATCGGCGGTGCTGCACTCCGCCTTGCCTTCCAGGGCGGCGATGAGGGCACGGGCGGTGGCCTTGGAAGCGGATGCAGCGCGAAGGCTGCCGGGGATGAACAGCAGTTTGGTCATGGTTTTTCCTGTCTTGTCAGAGTCTGGCCAGCCAGGTGGCTATCGGCGGGAAAAGGATGATGAGCGCAAGGCCCGCGAGCACCGCGAAGACAAAGGGTATGGTGCCCCTGAAGATGTCTCCCACGGATAGGTCCGGGTCGTCCATGGCTGATTTGATCGTATAGACCGACAGGCCGAACGGCGGGGTGAGAAGGCCGACCTCCACGGCGACGACGGTGAGGACGCCGAACCAGATCATGTCGAAACCCGCCGCCTGGGCGACGGGCAGGGCGATGGG of the Algicella marina genome contains:
- a CDS encoding NADPH-dependent FMN reductase; protein product: MTKLLFIPGSLRAASASKATARALIAALEGKAECSTADIGPLPHYNADLEDHPEVDAFIAQIEAADGVVFVSPEYNYSLPGVLKNAIDWASRPAFNSCLTGKPCFVVSVSGGALGGVRAQNHLKYILGGVLAEVFPYREVVVAMANKKVEDGILVDPPIIEFAIEGLTAFIKKIG
- a CDS encoding SCO family protein — translated: MQPLRMIQIGLAAACVIAIGLFVWLKLAAPAVQQSVADGFGAGEYRLTTTSGQPFTEASLKGQPSAVFFGFTHCPEVCPTTLGDIASWQEELGEAASDLNVYFVTVDPERDTVEQLGEYVSWVPGVEGVSGPREEIDKAIKAFRVYARKVPLDDGDYTMDHSASVLLFDDTGRLFEPIGYGEGFDRAIEKLRRLLAT
- a CDS encoding fasciclin domain-containing protein, with the protein product MTSLIKRTVFLTALLASGAAIAANPNVGGAPMFENKNIVENAVNSKDHTTLVAAVKAAGLVDTLMSDGPFTVFAPVNAGFEALPAGTVETLLKPENKGMLTKVLTSHVVSGKLNKSDIDALLAQGGGRTELTTVSGDRIAIEMRNGTYYVIDESANGSKITIADVNQSNGVIHVVNSVLLPQ
- a CDS encoding DUF1775 domain-containing protein, which gives rise to MQNLILTTATITLLATAAFAHATLEQKEAAAGATTKITLRVPHGCDGEATHTVRITLPEGFYAAKPMPKPGWQLETVTGAYATPYNNHGTEMTEGLREVSWTGGNLEDGWYDEFTLRGTVGPNVEPGTVLYFPALQTCANGTADWTNTSDEMGADNPSPKLTVTAGGHDEHAGHGAAMTATEFTLGDLAITAAFSRATLPNAPVGGGFLTVTNTGTEDDTLVAAASPAAGHMEIHEMSMQGDVMKMRELTDGLPIPAGETVELKPGGFHLMFMQLAAPLEEGTSVDVTLTFANAGEITVPFAIGAPNAREADHSGHGMDHGAMQKDSN